The following proteins come from a genomic window of Phnomibacter ginsenosidimutans:
- a CDS encoding ExbD/TolR family protein → MADIGEGGGGGHKKGPGVKKSKKQSTRVDLTAMVDLGFLLITFFIFTTTMSTPTAMNLFLPKDTEKPEEQNKAKASGALTIMLGKDRNVFYYEGILADDGSNFKSDNFSGIRDVILNKKKSTDDKDLVIVIKPTKEAKFRDVVDALDEMTINEVKRYALVDISEPEQQLIDLTVAAGGGGK, encoded by the coding sequence ATGGCAGATATAGGAGAAGGCGGTGGCGGTGGCCATAAAAAAGGGCCGGGTGTAAAAAAGAGTAAAAAGCAATCTACGAGAGTCGATCTTACCGCCATGGTGGATTTGGGCTTTCTGCTCATTACCTTTTTCATCTTCACCACTACCATGAGTACTCCTACGGCAATGAACCTCTTTTTGCCGAAGGATACCGAAAAGCCTGAAGAACAAAACAAAGCCAAAGCTTCCGGAGCTCTCACTATTATGCTTGGTAAAGACAGAAATGTGTTTTACTACGAAGGCATATTGGCCGATGATGGCTCTAACTTTAAAAGCGATAACTTTTCCGGCATCCGCGACGTAATTCTGAACAAGAAAAAGTCTACAGATGACAAAGATTTGGTTATTGTAATAAAGCCAACCAAGGAAGCTAAATTCCGCGATGTGGTTGATGCCCTCGACGAAATGACTATCAATGAAGTAAAACGCTACGCATTGGTAGACATTTCAGAACCAGAACAACAGCTCATTGACCTGACTGTGGCAGCTGGCGGCGGCGGCAAATAA
- a CDS encoding biopolymer transporter ExbD, with protein MTAFVDVAFLLLSFFILTTKFKPPEAVSVVTPNSVSSKAAEELDQCLVTLSPDGKVYLSYSEEERKIQVVDDLNKRLNLQLTPDEVKKAGKAEFFATPLSQLKSFLNLPKEEMAKGSSMPGIPCKDSTSNELTEWIASTTTVFLGEKLNLMVKGDKDATYPVFKNVIDAFKKSDQLKFKIITNQEPLPLNSPAAETAAKKAKGGAAE; from the coding sequence ATGACCGCGTTTGTTGACGTGGCCTTCCTCCTCTTGTCCTTCTTCATTCTTACCACCAAGTTCAAACCACCTGAGGCTGTATCTGTGGTTACGCCCAACTCCGTTTCTTCTAAAGCTGCAGAAGAACTCGACCAGTGCCTGGTTACACTCAGCCCCGATGGCAAAGTGTATCTTTCGTACTCAGAGGAAGAGCGGAAAATTCAGGTAGTAGACGACCTGAATAAGCGGCTGAACTTACAGTTGACACCAGATGAGGTTAAAAAAGCCGGTAAAGCCGAGTTTTTTGCTACGCCATTATCTCAGTTGAAATCATTCCTCAATCTTCCAAAAGAAGAAATGGCCAAAGGTTCTTCTATGCCGGGCATCCCCTGCAAAGACAGCACCAGCAATGAACTCACTGAATGGATAGCCTCTACTACAACAGTCTTCTTGGGCGAAAAACTGAACCTTATGGTGAAAGGTGACAAAGACGCAACGTATCCCGTTTTCAAAAATGTAATTGATGCATTTAAGAAAAGCGATCAGTTGAAGTTTAAAATCATCACCAACCAGGAGCCCCTGCCATTGAACTCTCCTGCCGCAGAAACTGCTGCAAAGAAAGCTAAGGGTGGAGCTGCTGAATAA
- a CDS encoding TonB family protein: MMDVNKILNADFLDILFDGRNKEYGAYELRRSYNKRLTVAISAMILIALLIFLGSVISKEAEKNKKAKMEVQDVKLEEVKEQPKNEPPPPPPPPKMPEPPKIEITKFTPPKIVKDEEVKEDEKPPEMEKIEEAKIGTINQEGTKDDGIVAPPVESKGTGDVVAPKAVEEDYDKVFTKVENPAEFPGGPDAWRRYLERNLQYPDNAQENGTQGVVRVQFIVDKEGNISEVQALNDPGDGLAEEAVRIIKKGPKWTPAEQNGRKVIYRHIQAITFRLE; the protein is encoded by the coding sequence ATGATGGACGTAAACAAAATTTTGAATGCCGATTTCCTCGACATCCTGTTCGACGGCCGGAATAAGGAATACGGAGCCTACGAACTGCGGAGATCTTACAACAAACGCCTTACTGTAGCTATTTCAGCTATGATTCTCATTGCGTTGTTGATCTTCCTCGGCTCAGTTATTTCTAAAGAAGCCGAAAAGAACAAGAAGGCGAAAATGGAAGTTCAGGACGTGAAGCTGGAAGAAGTGAAAGAGCAGCCCAAAAATGAGCCGCCACCTCCACCTCCGCCACCCAAAATGCCTGAGCCTCCAAAGATTGAAATCACAAAATTCACTCCTCCCAAAATTGTGAAGGATGAGGAAGTGAAAGAAGATGAAAAGCCTCCTGAAATGGAAAAGATTGAAGAGGCTAAAATTGGTACAATCAACCAAGAAGGTACGAAGGATGACGGCATCGTTGCTCCTCCGGTTGAATCAAAAGGTACCGGTGATGTAGTAGCACCAAAGGCAGTAGAAGAAGACTACGACAAGGTATTTACCAAGGTAGAAAACCCTGCTGAATTTCCTGGTGGTCCCGACGCTTGGCGCCGCTATCTCGAAAGAAACCTGCAATACCCTGACAATGCGCAGGAAAACGGTACACAGGGCGTAGTTCGTGTGCAGTTTATTGTAGACAAAGAAGGTAACATTAGTGAAGTACAAGCCCTCAACGACCCAGGCGATGGTCTGGCAGAAGAAGCGGTTCGTATCATTAAGAAAGGTCCTAAATGGACACCGGCTGAACAGAATGGTCGTAAAGTAATTTACCGCCACATTCAGGCTATCACCTTCCGCCTCGAGTAA
- a CDS encoding energy transducer TonB has protein sequence MMDATKLLQADILDIVFDGRNKAYGAYELRRAYNKRLGIAMAVMAAICLSAFVGAVMSRNIDNDLTSVMKVDDVVLVDYTDELKPPPPPPPVTPPPPPAAVQTAMFTPPVIVDDNEVPEDVMPPSMDELVDSKIGTMNIDGGKDDGIVTPPSEKGTGEVVQPLQAQMNNDTVFVKVEMPAEFPGGIDAWRRYLERNLQYPDAAISDETQGVVRVQFVIDTEGNVSDVVALNDPGNGLAEEAIRIIARGPKWIPAEQNNRKVKYRHSQPIIFRLD, from the coding sequence ATGATGGACGCAACTAAACTTCTGCAAGCCGATATCCTCGATATCGTATTTGATGGTAGAAACAAAGCCTACGGCGCCTACGAGTTGCGTCGTGCTTACAACAAGCGATTGGGTATTGCCATGGCTGTCATGGCTGCCATCTGTCTCTCAGCCTTTGTTGGGGCTGTTATGTCTCGCAACATAGATAACGACCTTACATCTGTGATGAAGGTTGATGATGTTGTACTTGTTGACTATACAGACGAATTAAAACCGCCTCCTCCTCCGCCACCCGTTACACCGCCTCCGCCTCCTGCAGCTGTACAAACAGCTATGTTTACACCTCCGGTTATTGTAGATGACAATGAAGTGCCGGAAGATGTGATGCCACCATCAATGGATGAGTTAGTTGACTCAAAAATTGGCACCATGAATATTGATGGCGGAAAAGATGATGGCATTGTAACACCACCATCAGAAAAAGGGACCGGCGAAGTGGTGCAACCCTTGCAGGCACAAATGAACAACGACACTGTATTTGTGAAAGTGGAAATGCCTGCTGAATTTCCAGGAGGTATTGATGCCTGGCGCCGCTATCTCGAAAGAAACTTGCAGTATCCAGACGCTGCTATCAGCGATGAAACACAAGGCGTAGTAAGAGTGCAATTTGTGATAGATACTGAAGGTAACGTAAGTGATGTAGTGGCATTGAATGACCCGGGTAATGGTTTGGCAGAGGAAGCGATCCGCATAATTGCACGTGGACCAAAATGGATACCTGCCGAACAGAACAACCGCAAAGTGAAGTATCGCCATAGCCAGCCAATCATTTTCCGCTTAGACTAA